Proteins from a single region of Strix aluco isolate bStrAlu1 chromosome 5, bStrAlu1.hap1, whole genome shotgun sequence:
- the ASB15 gene encoding ankyrin repeat and SOCS box protein 15 isoform X2 — translation MVSTLIKHNCSIHQPCVKRWSAMHEAAKQGRKDIVALLLKNGGNVNLKDGYGVTPLGVAAEYGHCDVLEHLIHKGGDVQALADDGASVLFEAAGGGNPDCIALLLEYGGSGNVPTKAGLLPIHKAAYEGHYLALKYLIPVTSQTSIQKSGLSPVHSAADGQNSQCLELLIENGFDVNTLLAEHISNSYDDERKTALYFAVSNNDILCTEILLKAGSNPNKDPLNCLLVAVRAGNHEVVRLLLSYGANVNCYFMLVNDTHFPSAIQYALNDEVMLRLLLNHGYNVEMCFDCMHQDIFGNSFVWSTPEEEILPGWTSSVVKDNPFCDFIAVPWLKHLAGKVVRVFIDYMDYVPLCTKIKFVLETQKEWTEIRQILDNPRPLKHLCRLKIRKLLGLRRLQKLSSMKKFPLPPVLKNYILYKEYDLYGKGIHLE, via the exons ATGGTATCCACTCTGATTAAACACAACTGTAGTATCCACCAGCCGTGCGTAAAACGTTGGTCAGCAATGCATGAAGCTGCAAAACAGGGACGCAAAGACATTGTTGCTCTTCTTCTGAAGAATGGTGGAAATGTGAACCTTAAGGATGGATATGGAGTAACACCATTAGGTGTTGCTGCTGAATATGGTCACTGTGATGTGCTGGAGCATCTTATTCATAAAG GTGGAGATGTCCAGGCCTTAGCAGATGATGGTGCCTCAGTACTGTTTGAAGCAGCTGGAGGTGGTAATCCAGACTGCATAGCCCTTCTTTTGGAATATGGAGGAAGTGGCAATGTGCCTACTAAGGCAGGACTGCTTCCCATACACAAAGCGGCTTATGAAGGACATTACCT ggCCCTGAAGTATCTCATTCCGGTCACGTCCCAAACCTCAATCCAGAAAAGTGGGTTAAGCCCTGTTCACTCCGCAGCAGATGGTCAGAACTCGCAATGTCTAGAGCTCCTCATTGAAAATGGTTTTGATGTCAATACTCTCTTGGCTGAACATATTTCAAATAGTTATGATGATGAAAGAAAAACCGcactttattttgctgtttctaaCAATGACATTCTTTGCACTGAAAtattgctcaaagcagggtcaaatCCAAACAAGGATCCTTTAAATTGTCTTCTTGTGGCAGTGAGAGCTGGCAACCATGAAGTTGTAAGGCTGCTTCTGTCTTACGGAGCAAACGTCAATTGCTACTTTATGTTGGTTAATGATACGCACTTCCCCAGCGCCATTCAGTATGCTTTGAATGATGAGGTGATGCTGAGGCTGTTGCTCAATCATGGATATAATGTGGAGATGTGTTTTGACTGTATGCATCAAGATATCTTTGGAAATTCTTTTGTGTGGTCAACTCCAGAGGAAGAGATTCTCCCTGGGTGGACTTCTTCTGTAGTAAAGGATAATCCA TTCTGTGACTTTATTGCTGTTCCTTGGTTGAAACATTTAGCAGGAAAAGTGGTTCGTGTTTTTATAGATTACATGGATTACGTTCCTCTATGCACAAAAATTAAGTTTGTcttagaaacacagaaagaatggACAGAGATTCGTCAGATATTGG ATAACCCTCGCCCATTGAAACATCTGTGTCGCCTGAAAATACGTAAACTCTTGGGGTTAAGGAGACTCCAGAAATTGTCATCCATGAAGAAGTTTCCACTTCCACCAGTTCTCAAGAACTATATCCTATATAAAGAATATGATCTGTATGGAAAAGGGATACATttagaatag
- the ASB15 gene encoding ankyrin repeat and SOCS box protein 15 isoform X3, protein MSTQGQVFGLQELVKHKYALDEADERGWFPLHEAAAQPIQQILEIILDASYKTMWEYKTCDGETPLTLAAKTGFVENVRTLLEKGVWPNTTNDKGETPLLIAVRKGSFEMVSTLIKHNCSIHQPCVKRWSAMHEAAKQGRKDIVALLLKNGGNVNLKDGYGVTPLGVAAEYGHCDVLEHLIHKGGDVQALADDGASVLFEAAGGGNPDCIALLLEYGGSGNVPTKAGLLPIHKAAYEGHYLALKYLIPVTSQTSIQKSGLSPVHSAADGQNSQCLELLIENGFDVNTLLAEHISNSYDDERKTALYFAVSNNDILCTEILLKAGSNPNKDPLNCLLVAVRAGNHEVVRLLLSYGANVNCYFMLVNDTHFPSAIQYALNDEVMLRLLLNHGYNVEMCFDCMHQDIFGNSFVWSTPEEEILPGWTSSVVKDNPFCDFIAVPWLKHLAGKVVRVFIDYMDYVPLCTKIKFVLETQKEWTEIRQILDNPRPLKHLCRLKIRKLLGLRRLQKLSSMKKFPLPPVLKNYILYKEYDLYGKGIHLE, encoded by the exons GTCAAGTATTTGGGCTCCAAGAACTTGTGAAACACAAATATGCTTTGGATGAAGCTGATGAAAGAGGGTGGTTTCCACTGCATGAGGCTGCAGCTCAGCCAATTCAGCAAATACTTGAAATCATTTTAGATG CATCTTATAAAACAATGTGGGAATACAAAACATGTGATGGAGAAACACCATTAACTTTGGCAGCAAAAACTGGCTTTGTGGAAAATGTAAGAACGTTACTGGAAAAGGGTGTTTGGCCCAATACCACAAATGACAAAGGAGAAACTCCACTTCTTATCG cTGTAAGAAAGGGCTCTTTTGAAATGGTATCCACTCTGATTAAACACAACTGTAGTATCCACCAGCCGTGCGTAAAACGTTGGTCAGCAATGCATGAAGCTGCAAAACAGGGACGCAAAGACATTGTTGCTCTTCTTCTGAAGAATGGTGGAAATGTGAACCTTAAGGATGGATATGGAGTAACACCATTAGGTGTTGCTGCTGAATATGGTCACTGTGATGTGCTGGAGCATCTTATTCATAAAG GTGGAGATGTCCAGGCCTTAGCAGATGATGGTGCCTCAGTACTGTTTGAAGCAGCTGGAGGTGGTAATCCAGACTGCATAGCCCTTCTTTTGGAATATGGAGGAAGTGGCAATGTGCCTACTAAGGCAGGACTGCTTCCCATACACAAAGCGGCTTATGAAGGACATTACCT ggCCCTGAAGTATCTCATTCCGGTCACGTCCCAAACCTCAATCCAGAAAAGTGGGTTAAGCCCTGTTCACTCCGCAGCAGATGGTCAGAACTCGCAATGTCTAGAGCTCCTCATTGAAAATGGTTTTGATGTCAATACTCTCTTGGCTGAACATATTTCAAATAGTTATGATGATGAAAGAAAAACCGcactttattttgctgtttctaaCAATGACATTCTTTGCACTGAAAtattgctcaaagcagggtcaaatCCAAACAAGGATCCTTTAAATTGTCTTCTTGTGGCAGTGAGAGCTGGCAACCATGAAGTTGTAAGGCTGCTTCTGTCTTACGGAGCAAACGTCAATTGCTACTTTATGTTGGTTAATGATACGCACTTCCCCAGCGCCATTCAGTATGCTTTGAATGATGAGGTGATGCTGAGGCTGTTGCTCAATCATGGATATAATGTGGAGATGTGTTTTGACTGTATGCATCAAGATATCTTTGGAAATTCTTTTGTGTGGTCAACTCCAGAGGAAGAGATTCTCCCTGGGTGGACTTCTTCTGTAGTAAAGGATAATCCA TTCTGTGACTTTATTGCTGTTCCTTGGTTGAAACATTTAGCAGGAAAAGTGGTTCGTGTTTTTATAGATTACATGGATTACGTTCCTCTATGCACAAAAATTAAGTTTGTcttagaaacacagaaagaatggACAGAGATTCGTCAGATATTGG ATAACCCTCGCCCATTGAAACATCTGTGTCGCCTGAAAATACGTAAACTCTTGGGGTTAAGGAGACTCCAGAAATTGTCATCCATGAAGAAGTTTCCACTTCCACCAGTTCTCAAGAACTATATCCTATATAAAGAATATGATCTGTATGGAAAAGGGATACATttagaatag
- the ASB15 gene encoding ankyrin repeat and SOCS box protein 15 isoform X4 translates to MTAVRKGSFEMVSTLIKHNCSIHQPCVKRWSAMHEAAKQGRKDIVALLLKNGGNVNLKDGYGVTPLGVAAEYGHCDVLEHLIHKGGDVQALADDGASVLFEAAGGGNPDCIALLLEYGGSGNVPTKAGLLPIHKAAYEGHYLALKYLIPVTSQTSIQKSGLSPVHSAADGQNSQCLELLIENGFDVNTLLAEHISNSYDDERKTALYFAVSNNDILCTEILLKAGSNPNKDPLNCLLVAVRAGNHEVVRLLLSYGANVNCYFMLVNDTHFPSAIQYALNDEVMLRLLLNHGYNVEMCFDCMHQDIFGNSFVWSTPEEEILPGWTSSVVKDNPFCDFIAVPWLKHLAGKVVRVFIDYMDYVPLCTKIKFVLETQKEWTEIRQILDNPRPLKHLCRLKIRKLLGLRRLQKLSSMKKFPLPPVLKNYILYKEYDLYGKGIHLE, encoded by the exons ATGACAG cTGTAAGAAAGGGCTCTTTTGAAATGGTATCCACTCTGATTAAACACAACTGTAGTATCCACCAGCCGTGCGTAAAACGTTGGTCAGCAATGCATGAAGCTGCAAAACAGGGACGCAAAGACATTGTTGCTCTTCTTCTGAAGAATGGTGGAAATGTGAACCTTAAGGATGGATATGGAGTAACACCATTAGGTGTTGCTGCTGAATATGGTCACTGTGATGTGCTGGAGCATCTTATTCATAAAG GTGGAGATGTCCAGGCCTTAGCAGATGATGGTGCCTCAGTACTGTTTGAAGCAGCTGGAGGTGGTAATCCAGACTGCATAGCCCTTCTTTTGGAATATGGAGGAAGTGGCAATGTGCCTACTAAGGCAGGACTGCTTCCCATACACAAAGCGGCTTATGAAGGACATTACCT ggCCCTGAAGTATCTCATTCCGGTCACGTCCCAAACCTCAATCCAGAAAAGTGGGTTAAGCCCTGTTCACTCCGCAGCAGATGGTCAGAACTCGCAATGTCTAGAGCTCCTCATTGAAAATGGTTTTGATGTCAATACTCTCTTGGCTGAACATATTTCAAATAGTTATGATGATGAAAGAAAAACCGcactttattttgctgtttctaaCAATGACATTCTTTGCACTGAAAtattgctcaaagcagggtcaaatCCAAACAAGGATCCTTTAAATTGTCTTCTTGTGGCAGTGAGAGCTGGCAACCATGAAGTTGTAAGGCTGCTTCTGTCTTACGGAGCAAACGTCAATTGCTACTTTATGTTGGTTAATGATACGCACTTCCCCAGCGCCATTCAGTATGCTTTGAATGATGAGGTGATGCTGAGGCTGTTGCTCAATCATGGATATAATGTGGAGATGTGTTTTGACTGTATGCATCAAGATATCTTTGGAAATTCTTTTGTGTGGTCAACTCCAGAGGAAGAGATTCTCCCTGGGTGGACTTCTTCTGTAGTAAAGGATAATCCA TTCTGTGACTTTATTGCTGTTCCTTGGTTGAAACATTTAGCAGGAAAAGTGGTTCGTGTTTTTATAGATTACATGGATTACGTTCCTCTATGCACAAAAATTAAGTTTGTcttagaaacacagaaagaatggACAGAGATTCGTCAGATATTGG ATAACCCTCGCCCATTGAAACATCTGTGTCGCCTGAAAATACGTAAACTCTTGGGGTTAAGGAGACTCCAGAAATTGTCATCCATGAAGAAGTTTCCACTTCCACCAGTTCTCAAGAACTATATCCTATATAAAGAATATGATCTGTATGGAAAAGGGATACATttagaatag
- the ASB15 gene encoding ankyrin repeat and SOCS box protein 15 isoform X1, giving the protein MMDEREDLVEDLLTEYAIQLSIQESNGAKPPVSSSCNDSFVPPSEENRKIVTSIKQGQVFGLQELVKHKYALDEADERGWFPLHEAAAQPIQQILEIILDASYKTMWEYKTCDGETPLTLAAKTGFVENVRTLLEKGVWPNTTNDKGETPLLIAVRKGSFEMVSTLIKHNCSIHQPCVKRWSAMHEAAKQGRKDIVALLLKNGGNVNLKDGYGVTPLGVAAEYGHCDVLEHLIHKGGDVQALADDGASVLFEAAGGGNPDCIALLLEYGGSGNVPTKAGLLPIHKAAYEGHYLALKYLIPVTSQTSIQKSGLSPVHSAADGQNSQCLELLIENGFDVNTLLAEHISNSYDDERKTALYFAVSNNDILCTEILLKAGSNPNKDPLNCLLVAVRAGNHEVVRLLLSYGANVNCYFMLVNDTHFPSAIQYALNDEVMLRLLLNHGYNVEMCFDCMHQDIFGNSFVWSTPEEEILPGWTSSVVKDNPFCDFIAVPWLKHLAGKVVRVFIDYMDYVPLCTKIKFVLETQKEWTEIRQILDNPRPLKHLCRLKIRKLLGLRRLQKLSSMKKFPLPPVLKNYILYKEYDLYGKGIHLE; this is encoded by the exons atgatggatgaaagagaagattTGGTTGAAGATCTGCTCACTGAGTATGCCATACAGCTTAGCATTCAAGAATCAAATGGGGCCAAACCACCAGTGTCTTCCAGCTGTAATGACAG TTTTGTACCACCTAgtgaggaaaacaggaaaattgtaACATCCATAAAGCAAG GTCAAGTATTTGGGCTCCAAGAACTTGTGAAACACAAATATGCTTTGGATGAAGCTGATGAAAGAGGGTGGTTTCCACTGCATGAGGCTGCAGCTCAGCCAATTCAGCAAATACTTGAAATCATTTTAGATG CATCTTATAAAACAATGTGGGAATACAAAACATGTGATGGAGAAACACCATTAACTTTGGCAGCAAAAACTGGCTTTGTGGAAAATGTAAGAACGTTACTGGAAAAGGGTGTTTGGCCCAATACCACAAATGACAAAGGAGAAACTCCACTTCTTATCG cTGTAAGAAAGGGCTCTTTTGAAATGGTATCCACTCTGATTAAACACAACTGTAGTATCCACCAGCCGTGCGTAAAACGTTGGTCAGCAATGCATGAAGCTGCAAAACAGGGACGCAAAGACATTGTTGCTCTTCTTCTGAAGAATGGTGGAAATGTGAACCTTAAGGATGGATATGGAGTAACACCATTAGGTGTTGCTGCTGAATATGGTCACTGTGATGTGCTGGAGCATCTTATTCATAAAG GTGGAGATGTCCAGGCCTTAGCAGATGATGGTGCCTCAGTACTGTTTGAAGCAGCTGGAGGTGGTAATCCAGACTGCATAGCCCTTCTTTTGGAATATGGAGGAAGTGGCAATGTGCCTACTAAGGCAGGACTGCTTCCCATACACAAAGCGGCTTATGAAGGACATTACCT ggCCCTGAAGTATCTCATTCCGGTCACGTCCCAAACCTCAATCCAGAAAAGTGGGTTAAGCCCTGTTCACTCCGCAGCAGATGGTCAGAACTCGCAATGTCTAGAGCTCCTCATTGAAAATGGTTTTGATGTCAATACTCTCTTGGCTGAACATATTTCAAATAGTTATGATGATGAAAGAAAAACCGcactttattttgctgtttctaaCAATGACATTCTTTGCACTGAAAtattgctcaaagcagggtcaaatCCAAACAAGGATCCTTTAAATTGTCTTCTTGTGGCAGTGAGAGCTGGCAACCATGAAGTTGTAAGGCTGCTTCTGTCTTACGGAGCAAACGTCAATTGCTACTTTATGTTGGTTAATGATACGCACTTCCCCAGCGCCATTCAGTATGCTTTGAATGATGAGGTGATGCTGAGGCTGTTGCTCAATCATGGATATAATGTGGAGATGTGTTTTGACTGTATGCATCAAGATATCTTTGGAAATTCTTTTGTGTGGTCAACTCCAGAGGAAGAGATTCTCCCTGGGTGGACTTCTTCTGTAGTAAAGGATAATCCA TTCTGTGACTTTATTGCTGTTCCTTGGTTGAAACATTTAGCAGGAAAAGTGGTTCGTGTTTTTATAGATTACATGGATTACGTTCCTCTATGCACAAAAATTAAGTTTGTcttagaaacacagaaagaatggACAGAGATTCGTCAGATATTGG ATAACCCTCGCCCATTGAAACATCTGTGTCGCCTGAAAATACGTAAACTCTTGGGGTTAAGGAGACTCCAGAAATTGTCATCCATGAAGAAGTTTCCACTTCCACCAGTTCTCAAGAACTATATCCTATATAAAGAATATGATCTGTATGGAAAAGGGATACATttagaatag